TACCCCATTCCTGGGAGCATCTGAAGGGGATCGATCATTTGGATGACACtctgttgctgttgttgctgctgctgcagcataATCTGGCCGTCAGGCGAAGGGAGTGCAAGTGGTCCCACAGGGAtggccggcgccggctgcgGCACCTTGGACTCGATGAGCCGCCACATATACCACGCCCCGACGGAGCGGTAGGGGCGCCACCGCTCGCACAGCTTGTCCATCTGCGACGGCCGAGGCACGTCTTCGAGCCCGTGGAGCATCTGCACGCCCTTGCGCACGCCGAGGTCGGCGGATGGGAGCACATCGGGTCGCGCGAGGGAGAAGATCATGAACATGTGGACGCTCCAGGCGCCGATGCCCTTGACCATGGTGAGCAtggcggcgagggagcggtcGTCCATGTTGATGATGGCGGAATCGGAGAGGATCCCGGAGACATACTTGCGGGCGAGGTCGTGTAGGTAGGACGCCTTGCGCGGGGAGACCCCGATCTGGCGGAGCTGCTGCGGGGTGAGCGCGAGGACGGCGTCGGGGGTCACGCTGgcctcgccgccgaggagcGAGAGGAACCGGGAGtagacggaggcggcggccttgAAGGCGAGCTGCTGGTAGAGGATGGATCGGACGAGGGAGTGGAACGGGCGGTGCGGGCANNNNNNNNNNNNNNNNNNNNNNNNNNNNNNNNNNNNNNNNNNNNNNNNNNNNNNNNNNNNNNNNNNNNNNNNNNNNNNNNNNNNNNNNNNNNNNNNNNNNACGCGGCGGAGGctgggggcggcgacggggagagAGGCTGGGGCTTGGGCTGGGAGAGGGATTGCTCGCCCATGGATGGAGGACGAAGAGGGGCGTCTTGACTTCTCGGCGGATTCGGGGTGGGATTGGGGGGTGTTTGTGGTATTTCGGTACTATGGGTAGTGGCTCCGGCCAGGCCGGGAGGAGTGAGGTGCGGGGTAGCCTACACGACATGTCGACAACGCATCAAAGGTGCTCCAGTACTGTACTCCCAGCAAAAATAACCCAttaaaaaattgtgaaaaaaTCAACAAAATACATGAACATATAGATCTGAGAATCTATGTTCAtgtaaaaattaaaattaaacaAAATTTTATACAAGAGAAATAAAAAGACAAATCCGCATGTATAAATAGATACGTGTTGCGAATTTAGATGAACAATACATTTATCTTTTCTCATTGCATAAAATTTTGTTCAACTCCAAAAATTACTGAACATAAATCATTGCATTCTCCATCCGCTCATATCTTCTGTTGAATGTGTTATGCAATAAGCAATTCTATATAAATTCGCAAGCTGCAATGTAGAATAGTTTTATGTTGTACCATATGATTCATTAGTTACATTCGAATCATGTCGTCGATATTAAATCTCCTTAGTGATGGCGCAGTTGGACCATCAGAGAGCATGGATGTAATTGTTCTTTGAGTCTAATATGTGCATAACGCTTATTTTCACCCATCAATTTACAATTTCAAGGAAGATGTATATCAACTGATTACATTATCAGTCTAAGAATTTCACGCAATCAGACATCTAAATATGCATTTATTAGTGGATGCAAGACACGGCATAACTGAAATGAACAGATATAGTTACATGATTCTTGCGTAATTTAGCCCACATGCATATACACATATGCAATATACAGagtaaaagatgtaacataaatTACAAGATTGAAGGTTAATAAACATCATGCGGCACCCAGAGTTATGTTGAATTTCAATAAAAATGTATTCGTGTCTAACCTACTTTATTGGAATAATCCAGATGCTATAAGTCCGTTGATTACTTTTGAGATATGTCCATATAATCGATTCCTATGCAAGTGTTCGAAGTCGATAAAGATCAGTCGAGATGCAtccttccaggtaaaagaaaaaaaccaaGATGTACTAGCTCTTTACCTTCGTGAGGATAACACTTTTATGAGTTTGAATTGACAACAGGCCAAGAACAACTACATTTAGTATGTATTTGTTTTGGAACGACGCGGGTTGGGTCGGAGCTGACCCACTTTTCTAGATTAGGTTCGACCCATCTCTTGTTTGATTGTATGGATGGGTTGGATCCAGGTTTTTGTTTGATTAGAGAGATAAAGTGGGTGGGAGTAGTTCCATCTCCTGTTTGGTAGGAGAGTTAGGGATGGACGGTGAATATGCTCACCTACTTGGTGAGATTACCACACACATCACCTGATCAATCCTTGAGAGGCAAAAAAGCAACAGAGGCGGCAAGCAGGCACACCAGTTCATCAATCCTTGAGCAACGTTAATCAACGACCCTTAACAACGTCAAGCTGGCACACTAATCTTTGAGCAACATTAATCCTTGAGCAAAGCCAACGGAACTAGTTCACTGAAGGTCATACCTGATAGGCACACGCACATAACAGCAAAGCCAACAGAACTTTTCACTGCAGTGAAAACATCCAAAGTTTCATACTCCAACCCCTATGAATCCTTGAGCAACATTATATCATACTCAGTAATTAAGTTGAAACATTATTACATATAATCAGTTAAAGGTAATACATCAAGCTCAAACCTTACTTACATATAGTAAGTTCAAGGCAATACAACCAGTTACACCAAGTTCAAGTCTTACATGATTTAAGTTCAAGGCTTACACGCTAACATAAAATTCAAGTTCTAACAAAAGAAACATCCCACTCATCGAGATCACCCTTACATTCCAGGAAACTTCTTAGCGATGAACATTGTGACCCAATTTAACTTGTGCTCGAATGGCAGGTTATAGAAAGCTTTGTCAATGTGAGGATTGACCACCAAATGAGCATAATAGAAAGATATGTGTGCTGAATTAAAATCAGAAAGTTGGTTCAAGTTGTCAAATAGGTCAACTAGCAGCTCAATATCAGGTTTAGCAACCAATTTATGGCAGCGACAAGGTTCTCATCTACACTTTTGAAAGCAGCAACCAGCCCATCCTCCTCCATTTCAACTACCTTGGCCTTTTTACTTGGTCTACTAACAAAAAATGTTTCCCCTTGAGTGGTAGGAAAATGTTGCCCCTTGAGTGGTAGGCCCATCACTTAGACCATAACCATTAACCTCATCCCCCTCTTCTTGACTTTCACCCTCATCATCCTTTCTACCTAGAGGTGCACTTGAATCTTTTGCAAAGTTTCCAGTAGCCATGCTATTGCCAAATATTGCCTCCATCTCTCGATAGTGCAAGAGGGGCTTGTTCAAGAACTCAGCATCAAACTTGTGATCCTAGACATAGAGGAGAAATAAGTTAATATAGCTTAACACTGGACAATCAATTAAAAACTAAGCAAAGATGGTAAGTTTACATGGACATGACCGTTGTAGTGCTCCTCATCAAGTGTAATTATGCATTTTTCTTCATCAAAGAGGGCAGCACTCAACTTCTTCAATCTATTTATCTTTGCAATCCTTTTCTGCCATGTTTTCAAATAATTCTTGACTTGCTCACCAGTGATCCTTGTGTTGAACTTCTCATTGATAGCCCTAGCACAACCATTGAAAAGGTATTTCTTAAAGCCCTTTGATGTCTTCAAACCAGCATCCACCAAATCATTGAGGTGAGAGAGCATTAAAGCATACGTTGCTGATGTCCATGTCGCATGCCCATTAGTTCCCCACGCCCTTCAGCTACTTCCTCCATTGTTCTGCCACACAAAAACAAAATCAGCAATAGTACCAGTACAAAATCAACACCAAGACATAGACAAAATATACATTATCACCAATACAAAATTAGCACCAAGACATAGCCAAAATGTACATTATCACCAATACAAAATCAGCACTAAGATATAGCCAAAATGTACATTATCACCAATACAAAATCAACACCAAGATATAGCCAAAATGTACATTATCACCAATACAAAATCAACACCAAGATATAGCCAAAATGTACATTATCACCACAAATTATACAAAATTCTGCAAGCAACATGTTCATAAAAATATTATTCAACATCAAATATGTCCTTACAAACAGCAATACATAAGAAAGGCTTAAAGATATTATACAGCTGAAAAAAATTCAAGTTTGAAACAAATATTAATTAACATTGTTGTTTTGACGGTCTGACCACATCTGatctgctagctgctgcttgaAATTAACCATAGTAGCATGCTCATTTGCTTGGCCAGTACGTGTGGAAGCATGGTTGTAGCTTGGCCAGTTAGTATCCTCTGTAAAGAACTCATCACGCCCATCTTGTATGACCCAATTGTGAATAATGCAGCAAGCACAAACAATATCTACTTGTGTTGGAAAAGGGAAGAATGGAGTAGCATCATTAAGAATTTTGAATCTCCTCTTTAGTGCCCCAAATGCCTACTCTACTGCGACACGTAGTGATGAGTCCCTAAGGTTGAACAATTTCCTTCTTATTTTTCACTGGATTACTTCCCCATTCATTTAAGTGGTACCGAACACCACAAAAGGGGGGCAAAAATCCTGGTTTGGCTCCATATCCAGTATCAACTAGGTAGAATTTGCCTATCATTTGATAGACAGATTGGTCATATTAATATAAACTGAAATTTGTATGTAAAAGTTGAGAGTTTACTACTCTATTACCTTGTGGGACGCGGAGGCCATTCTCACGTTCTAAAGCATCATGTAAAACTAGAGCAACATGTGCAGTTCCTTCCCaaccaaccaacacataggtgAACCGTAGATCAAAATCTACAACTGCCATTATATTTTATGGGCAAAAAGTTTTCCTACTAAAATAGATGCTCTTACATGAGTACCATCAATAGCTCCCAACACAATcctaattttttcaaaaaagtaaAGATTAGGGATCATATGAGGTTAGATTAATACAAAACTCAAAACAAAACAGGGATAAGCCTCACACCTTAAAGTAAGGATCCCATCTGTTGTTCCCTGCAATTTTACTTGGAGTGTCCAAAGACGAGGGCCTAAATTAGTTCCCCTCGCAACTCTCCAATAGCATGGAGTACTTTGTTGAAATAGCGGCTAACTATTTCTCCCGATCTATTTAAATTAGTGCCAACTAACCTATTGCTAAGGTTATGTCTCACTGTATTTAGAAACATACCCACCTGTTGCTCAACACACAAGTTACATATATCTTTAAGCAAATCATGATCTCTAGAAAGATTGCAAAACCGAAAGAATTTGCCTCTATCAAGTCTTAACATGTTCAAGCAAGTTGTGTCATCATGTCATTCTTCTAAATTTTGTTACCCAGATAATCTACTCTCATCCTATCCCTTTCCTCCATAGGCCCATAGGTAAACCAACCCTCCTTGTACATCATTTACATTTTCTAGACTGAATAATCATGGTTATCATTGACAACATCATGTATGCATCAACAGCACGCGTTACAATCTTGGTCCTCTTATCCATCTACAATACAAGAATGAAAGAAACACCTGTTAGGATGTCCTGCTCAGTGCAATTTCATTGAAATTAAGATGTTCTGTAATAGATATAGCTATTGGATTATTTGTTCAATTTAACTCCCACAATACTATCAACCAGGAGCATCCAAAGCCAATACAGTAAATATCAACCAAGTCAAGCATGGTAGGGTTTCCTTACCATGGAGAGTAGGGGAGGCAACGGACAGGAGGGGCGGCAACGGGTGTCAAGCGAGTTCCAGCTGGGAGAGAAGGGTGACCGGGTGAGGGGAGTTGGCGGAGAGCAGGGTAGGTGGACGGGAGGGGCAGCAGCGGATGGGAggggcggcaacgggcggcgggcgaggtcCAGCCGGGAGAGATGGATGAATGTGAGGGGAGGCAGCGGATGGGAGTTGATGCGGGGGAGggtaggggaggcggcggatggcAGGGACGGCAGCAGCGAGATCAAGCTGGGAGAGG
This sequence is a window from Setaria italica strain Yugu1 chromosome III, Setaria_italica_v2.0, whole genome shotgun sequence. Protein-coding genes within it:
- the LOC101783346 gene encoding uncharacterized protein LOC101783346; translated protein: MAVVDFDLRFTYVLVGWEGTAHVALVLHDALERENGLRVPQGKFYLVDTGYGAKPGFLPPFCGVRAINEKFNTRITGEQVKNYLKTWQKRIAKINRLKKLSAALFDEEKCIITLDEEHYNGHVHDHKFDAEFLNKPLLHYREMEAIFGNSMATGNFAKDSSAPLGRKDDEGESQEEGDECPHRPFHSLVRSILYQQLAFKAAASVYSRFLSLLGGEASVTPDAVLALTPQQLRQIGVSPRKASYLHDLARKYVSGILSDSAIINMDDRSLAAMLTMVKGIGAWSVHMFMIFSLARPDVLPSADLGVRKGVQMLHGLEDVPRPSQMDKLCERWRPYRSVGAWYMWRLIESKVPQPAPAIPVGPLALPSPDGQIMLQQQQQQQQSVIQMIDPLQMLPGMG